A window of Aptenodytes patagonicus chromosome 1, bAptPat1.pri.cur, whole genome shotgun sequence genomic DNA:
CCAACTTACGTACCCCTTCCCAAGAAAGGTAATGCTGTCCTTGATTAAGAAACGGAGAAGTGTGAAAGCATCCAGAAATACTCAGAAGTTTTATTCACTTCTGTGATATTCCAGTAGGCTATCACAGCTGATGAGAAGAAAAAATCTCCTCCAAAGAATGTATGTTTTACAAACTGAAAGCCTCAGAAATTTCTGGACTGTTTCTTATTAGGTACTTGAATCAGCAATAAAATATAAGATTCTAGTGTGTTATAACCAGGAACATCGCCTTGGTTACAACTGATAACCTGTGACTCCATCCGGAGGAGTAAATCTTTTATCAAACTTCCTTTCAATCGAACCATTGCCTCAGTGATGCTCTGTATAAGGCACTTAGTAAATTTTAAGAGCATCTGACAGTGCTGTTGGTAGTTTTGATTTGTCTGTGAGGATGCTCTACCAACGCTTCAAGATTAACGGGCTAAGGTGTGGAATAACCACTGAAAACAGCCATACGAACTACTGGCCACAAAACTCTCTTCAGAAGCCACATCTGTTCTAGTCTGGGTTCTTATTACCCTTTCAACATAAGGTTATCCTTTTTCTAGTAGTCCAGTAATCAGGCCCTTTAAAATTGGGTAGCATCTAAATGTACAAGAGGAATCTATTTTGTTCCTGACTACCTCTTTAATCAAAACTACTGCCCTTTCAATAAATGACCTGTACCCAAGAGAGAAACGTTCATGGTATTTACTATGACATTCACAAAAACCTACACCTATCTGTAGGCCAAAAGTCACTGCACCAACAGGTATCAAGAATTATAAAGCAACACACACCTATAAGAAGTGTGGGATGCTGCCTACTTCCAATACAGTACACAGAGAAAGGAATACTAAACACACACAGAAGCCATTATATAGTGGCTTTTCTAGGTAttattctgaaaatacattttctttgttcttttccccCCTTATCCTCTGTCTTTTTGTTGGACTGAGGGTTTTTGAAGGTGTTTGACATTTTGGAAACAGAAGCTACTCAGAATTTCTGTAGGAAAGCTGAGAAAGCGCTCAGTATCTGTGCGTGCTCCTCAGATCTCTTTCTCCAGCTGGCACCAAGAGCATTTTCTTGCACCTTTCAAAAATCCTCCAGGTACTGCAAGTCACTCGGCAACATTACGCCTCCATCAGTTGGAaagcattttgcttatttttccatgTTTGGAAGCCTCCCAGCAATAGAATCAGACCATTTGCAGAAATGCAGATATGAAGACCAGTAATTGGCATCCCAGAATGCCAGCTACCTCAGCCAGAATGCTTGAATAGTACAGGATTGGTGTAAGTTTGCTCAGCAAGAATCTGTTCAGTAAGTCAATTATATAGAAACAAGGACAACGGTGACCAAACTGATAGATGACCTCTAAGTTCCACATACCATTGTTGGTCTTACAGAAACCAAGATATAACTGAAGAACTGGGAATAGCAGTCAAATCCCCCACTTACAAAAGCAGgcataataaattatttcaaactcACTGCCTCCACTTATACTAtagatgtactttaaaaaaaaaaaaaaaagaaaaaaagaagaaaagagagaagaaggaatCAGAATGTTTCCTTCAGAGGTGGGAGTAGTGATACTCAACAAATACATGTAATCTTAAGAGGTTTCCCTTGCTGAGATTAATTCATAGCTGAAGGCTGTTACAGTAAGAGATGATCAGTCAGATGGCGTATTTTCTTGCTCAGAGATCTGTGCTGTCAGGAACTGGGCTTGGCATTGAAGCATTTTGATTTATTCTGTGCAAAGAAGGATCAGCTTCAGAAATAGATTATTCATGGATGGTAGTTATATATTAGATGCATATAAATAGCAAATTAGATCTCTCCATTCCCAAAGTGGGTGTTCAGAAAGTAGAATGGGCCTGACCACTCACTTGTCTTAACTAACAGACGCTAAGTGACTGAACAACTCCATCCTTTTCTAGTGACAAAGTACCTGCGACTGCCTTTGAACCAAAAGAATTTGTCATTTGTAGAATCTAGTGAGCTTGGGAAGGGGGTAAAGAGCCAAATTTCATTAGCCCTGGTTACATATATTTCCTTCTTCTGTATACTTTTGCTTCTTcatacagaagaggaaaattatgAGCACGTGGTTAGCAGGTTatcaaaaaatatattaatactcTCTTTTCCTCAGTTGTCTTCTCAATAACTCCATTGTAAGTTAGAGCTCCATTGGTCTAAAGCCACATTTCTTAAAATCTTAAAGTTTAAGGGAGCTTGTTCACTTTGCAAGCACTTTGACTAAGATCAATATTTATACACAGAGAACAGTGTAATTAAAGATTACACTTTTCCAGGTGGCCTAGATCCTGAAAATGTAGTCCTGAAGGGCTTCTTGCTCAGATATTCCTACCTCTGTCAAGATATGCCATACTTTCCacaaaataattaacattttggaactattctttaaattattgttactggaacaatattttttctggtggtaatttgctttttaaacatatGGGACAAGGAGTGATTAGATAGTGTTACCATTTTGTCTTTTCCAAACCCCAAATGGTACAGCAATCTCTCGTGAGCATTCTTAGTAATACTCATTTGAGCGATGGAATATGCTTTTGCCCTTCATCTTCCATGTTTAACTCCTTAAAAGTACAGCTAAAACTTCCTGTGCACATTAAACTGTCTCCTCTTAAAATCCCCTGTGTCAGTGGACAGAGCAAGTTCTTTCAGATGACTTTTATCTGTTTCCCAGAATAAAAGGGGCAAGATTAGGATTGAAAACATCTCCTGAGGGATTAAGTATTACACAGTGGtggttcattttaattttcaccaATACAGTTAAACAGAAGCTGTAACTAGCTCCTGCATTACTAAGAGTCTAGGATCTGAAACTAATTTATTTGTTCgctgcattttctttcactgtttgaaTCCAATGGTACAGTGTAGGCGGGAGTTGGGGGGGACACACCTGGACTCCTGGGCCTTGTTCATAGACATATCACAATCTTCTTGTGTAATGTCTTAGGAAAGTCACTTAAACATCACTTGCTGTTGGATAATACCATTTACTAGCAAGCGTGCAGCTATCCATTGCTGTTGCACCGTTTACTCCATTCATATCCATCTAGACAGGAAGTTACAATAATTTCTGAAAGCATTAATCTGTAATTAACTTGTGAAGtacttttctgattttaattgaGTAGTTAAATCCTGTTAATTCTTATTAAAACATGGGTTCTTCTTTAGATGTCAAATGAAGTTCACCATCTGTTGTCTTAGACAGTCTCTTAAGCCTCTTTTAACAAGAGGAGAAAGTTTCTCCTCTTGTTAAAACTTTGACAGTACAAAAGAAAACCAACGGAGCTTCCTCAGTTTGACTGATTTTACTGTACAGCTTTTCCTCGTTTGTGAAGTTACACCCTTTCAAATTGAGACTGCTTTGACATAAGTCAGGGCATAATTTCAGGTAAGAAAAACCTTTGAAAGCTCAAACAGTATTTCCAGCACACCCAAATCTTAACGTTGATAGAAGTACGCATTTGCAAATTATCATAGTCAAAACCGGCATTAACTTTTTATCTTACCTATCTTATTCCTGAGTAAGCACAGGCCAAATTTACTACACATATAGTAGcatttgctgctgcctttggagaaattaaattaaattgcatttctaTTTCCATATAGTTTCTGATATTTGAAAGGAAGCATACTCAGACTCCCTAGCAGGGAGCAGAGTCAAATAAAGGCATGTGACAGAAAAAACCAAGCAGATACAGTTAAAGAACCCTGGATGTACATAAGAAGTACACAATAGACAGTTCCATGCCAAATCCATCCTGTATAACAAAAGTATCAATTAGCATAATGTGGGAAACTGTCAGGCTTTtgagacaggagagagaaaaattaaagaatCTAAGATGCAGAGCCATACACTTGTGTCAAGTTTAGAAGACCTGCCTGAACACTATAGTGAACTGGTGGAAACAAATTATAAAACATATTCTATCTCACATGGCTACCTAAAAATGTGCTATCCATAATATTAGAAAAAGTAAAGTGCACAAATTATAAAATCAACAAAATTTTTGAGATTTTACAATCTATGCCATGAAACATCAAATATCTAGAGAAACATGTAATAGGTTAAAACTTCAGTCATAGTCTTAATTTCAAGACTTTTAATAGCAAGAATTTTTAAGTttgttaatgtaattttttttttactatcactTCTGTTAGGATCAAGATTTTATATGGCATAATTTAACCTGCTACTAAGTAGAACAACTTTTGTTTCTCTCCAATATACATACttaatttcaggggaaaaaaagggtcaTGGTCTACAACTGTATACCACCTATAATTAGTGGCAAATTTAGGAAGATAAGAGACTGAATTATTGTACACTTTATCAGTGAACTAATTATacttcctttttccccatttctccccccttttcctttctgaaaccGGACAATCAATCAGCACATAAAGGAACTCATTTACATGGAACACTATCACACTTGTCTTTGTTGGGTCACCATTTCATGAACAACCCAGGATGTATGGCTGTTGAAGACTGGTGCATATACAGAATTTAACAAGTAACAGTTCTTATGCAGCGAGCAGTCACAGAGAAAAATAGCTAATCAAAACACATTACAACATTAAATTTTCACTTTTTATAAATGGAGTaaagatgcttttaaatatatttacagttaGAAAAGGGACTTAGGATTACTACAAgtcaaaattatttagaaatgaTGAAAGTGAAGTTCATTTAAATTATAACATTATGAACAGAGTCAAATGCCATATTCTACTTAGAATTTGTCTACTCTGCTGTCAGTATTGTCACATCCCTTTAATCACAAACAGGCAAAACTTATCTTAACTTTGTTTAATGCCCAAACAGGCATCATTGCAATGTAAACACTGGCAACGTAATAGTTCAGTTAAATCCACCACAGCTCAGTTTTTAGATCCTAGCTGACTTGTGTTGTATCTGTGGTTAGAAATTGCTTTTCTATGTCTTATTCCATAAAGAACAGTGAGACCTTTCTGCATTCTTTTTGACTATAACCATACTTGTACCACAATTTTGAGATTATTCTCTAGAGACAGTTGAATCATAGTAAAATCCACTCCATCCTCCCTTCCTTCCAAACCAAATGACTACTTATTTCCGAAGATACAAAGAGACCTCTTGTTGGCAGTGCTGGGTGGTTTATTCACataaagttaaatgaaaataCGTTTCCCATTTGGTGAACTACTGGTAATAGATTATTATTTGTTTGCAAGGAATTCTGAAATGTGTTAGCattcattacattttaaattagaaacacATTTCATAAACATCTTGCGATGAGATTTGCTATCATTAAACGGCTTACTTAAACAGTTTCAGCTCTCTTGTAATCTATTACATCAGTATATTCTGCAAATAGTcccacctaaaaataaaatataaaaaaataaagttgagaagcatgtctttttcttttaaaaactagtGTATGTTATTCTGAAcaccagcccagccccaaaaacatttaagaaccttaaaatgcattgttttacaGATACTAAGATTTGGCCAGGTAACGGCAATGAACAGACATCCTATTTAGTAAGATAAAGCAGAATACATAATAAACAGGTCAGTAGTTATCCATCTGAAATAGCCTATAATTAACATTTGATGTCTAAAAATTTTAAACAGCAACACCAAGGAATGAGGTATGTATGTTCTCAGATATCACATCAGACTTTCATTTTATGCAACTAACTGTATTTCACAACTAGCATCTTACAAAATAGAACAGTACCATTGTGCCTGTAGAAGTACTGcgttaaaaacagaaaaatacattactACAAGAAACCACCAAACATCACAATTGTCAGGGGCTACAAAAATCCATTGTTTTAGCTGTTAAGACGACGTATCATACGTTGGTAATAATTTGGGGCTGGATTCACTACCAAGAAGGTCCATCCAACTTTTACATGggcttaaaaatatatttattttgaacgaaaaagaaaagaatcacaGGAGTGTAAGTGGACTACCTCACTAAAAGGAGCTAAATGGACTTTTGTACTGAACCTGAATCTATAATTTAAAATCTATACATGGATTGTATGTGTGTATCAAAACACTTATTGGTTgtaaacaaaaatgcaaaatctgtattcacaaaaatattttattggtaATTTTACATAATACCAGATGGGATTGTAAATAGTTCTGCTCTGTATCAGTATATTGCTAAGTGTGTAAATGTTGACAGTTTATGCCATAAAGTAGGGTACTGAGTTTTTTCATATGATTTATGACATAATAAATTCTAATAGgccaaatcaaaattaaataaattgattCAGGAACAAAAAATTAATAGTATTGTTAATTCCTTATTCTTGTGCAACATCTGATATTCCTGTAATGAAATGGTAAGTGACTATATGACACTTGATAAATTTGGGGCAAGGAAACAGCACTAAGCAGAAATGAGAACCgcacttctgttatttttaaagcttttccaaattttcaatattttcaaatgttagtTTTTGCCAAATGCATAGTCATCTGAGGTTCCATATTTGTTACACAACATAGAATACCAGCGTACAGTGACAATGTAGTACTTTACCTGAATTGTAAGGTTAACCAATCAATGCTTAGAATGTGTTTTCTATTTTGCTTGTAAACATTACAATAAGTGTTTTAAGTGTGAAAAAATATTGGTAAAACCATCAACATAATTCAGTAACAGTAATCTAGTAAAATGTGTCAAACATTGGCAAAAATTCatacaaatgttttatttaataacatttttcctatttaacCACACCAAGTACCAGCAGGTGTTTTTAGGAAGATAATTATTATGAAAATTCTGTTGCAGCAATAGTTGATTAAGTTGATCTCTGACTTGCATACATATAACTATGTTTCACAATTCTCAAATTATACATATTTAGGCAGCTTGAACTATGttataaaaatttaaattcagtACATGCCAATAGTAGAGACTCCAAGAGTTGTGTTAGAATTCACTAAACTAAAAGTGAAAATGGACTTACCAATAACACTGCATAATGAACAATCAAACCACATTTTCATGGCACCTTTACACATGAAGATTTTAAAGTTGGTCTGAAAATGCTTTGTAAGCATTTGTAGATTGCATTTAAATTATTGTTTCTACCactgcacatttttctttttttaaaactacataaaTTATGTTCCAGTCAACATACCAATTGTGCATGGATAATCTGTCATGAAAATGTGGTAACAGGTGACAGAAGTTATGTATTTGCATGTTTTGAAGAGAAGAGACTAAAGAAACTGGAGGAAATAAACTTTAATGAGATTCCCCATTCAGCGATGATGCTTCTCCTCTGGGTGAAGATGACCTGGACATTCCCCTCTCTGTGTTGTCAGAGCTAGAACCACTCTGACTGTGTTGATCTGCGGAAGCAGCACTGGAAGCAGGTGGTGACTTAGTTTTCTCCTTAAAGTCTGTAATTATGACTGTCAGATCTCCAACGGTGACTTCCAAATGCTGAGCGCTACTTCGATCCACATTTTTCAATCTTGGCCTAAATAAAGCAAGTAATCATATTAAAAGCACACGCACCATCTTATTATCTTGTCTTCCTCCTACTTTTTAGGAGCTCTGGAGAACATACATGTGTACGTAAGACTGCTATGTGCAACATGCAATACATAGGAAAACAACGTACCGCAAGTATTTATGGTAGAGTGTTTCCTAGtatgttttacattaaaatagcTGAACATAATACATTATCTTCTCTTAAGATTATTTAAAGGTTGACCTTATGAATAATGTAACTGTGCAGCAATATGGATGTGTTGCACTTATGAaggtttttacttttaaaaattaagtctttCTTTATTGTGGCTATAGAAAGTTATAAATTTGATCCAGAGAAGCATCCATCTCTGCAGCAGCCCTGAACAATTCTAAGTAGAGAATGATGTTCAACAATGAAGATGTTGGTGGCTGTCTTTTGAATTCAACAGCACAGATAGTGTTAACTTGCAGCGggtatttcttcatttcaaaacCTCACTAGGACTGCTAGTATACTATTTGAACTGGACTTTGCGTTCACAGTATAACTCTGGTATTCCTGGCATATGCTGTGATTTAAATTATGTACAGAGCTGAGTATTACACACAGTGTTGACAGGGTAAGTCTCTTCATCTAATCTTTCAATTGTTTGATTTTCACAACATAAAGACCAGAGAAGAATACTTCTTCTGCCATCATATATTTGCTAGTGACAAGCACAAAGTACTTTCAATTTACTATTTTCCTTTGACTACCATGAAAAACTGCCACCAGACAGCTGAATTTATACAATCGGTTATGAACAGCATAGCTTTATGCATTTAACTGACTCCACAGCTTTCACTAGCTCAagctgcaataaaataaattaatgtgatATCACACGTTAGCAGGTATGCTAACAGCAAAGCCCTAACCTTTACCCTATCATCCAGCTTTGTCTGAAGTAGAATTGGTTCCCAGTCACTTCAGCTGAAACACCTCATGCCTTTCCTCCACTAGAATAGAGATAGACTTTGACTTCTTGTTCCCCTGAGGCTGAAGTAGCGTGACTGaagaattttaagagaaaactgaaaatctgctGCTCTGTAACATGGGAATGGAGAGAAAAATTCAGCATTATCAACCTGCGTAAGTGCCGTGCCTGGAGCTTATTAATCATCTTGAGCGTGCATGCAGATTTTTATGATCATTTCCAGCAATAATATACAAGTTTTcaggcaaagagaaaaggataTCCTTTTTCCAAAGGATACTGAAGAAATCTGCTTAAACTCATCAGGCATTCTTAACTTGCTATCCTACCTAGTGACTCAATTCTGTGAAAAATTGAACTgtttgaagcatttaaaaaaaaaaaaagtagcctaGTTATTTCAAATAGCAATTCTTAATGTGAATCTCAATACTGGTATTTCAGtccaagatttttatttattttttaaatgttctccctttttccctacctcacttttgcatttttaatgtactaCTGCAATTCAGCCATCAATATTTCAATTCATAATATTTAATTAGCTTAACTAAAACTCACTATGTTAACTTCAAATACTTCATAACTGAAGTACTCCAGCTGCATGAGGTAAGCTAGTAAatttgagtatttaaaaaaaaagaaaaaagaaacaagaaaaagaaggaacatcTCAGTGTCCTTAATCCTAACCATGACTTTCTTAACAACTGTTCTCTCTTGACTCTCAATCTCTCCCTGGTTCTGATCCTGATGATCCTATTTCAGGCACAAGAGAAgcatctgctg
This region includes:
- the YAF2 gene encoding YY1-associated factor 2 isoform X2, with translation MNLRTELYQLIDRKPRPVSQLVAQQVPQQFVPPTQSKKEKKDKVEKEKSEKETTSKKNSHKKTRPRLKNVDRSSAQHLEVTVGDLTVIITDFKEKTKSPPASSAASADQHSQSGSSSDNTERGMSRSSSPRGEASSLNGESH